AAGTGCAAATTTGAGAAGAAATAGAATTTGTGGCTTTGATCCCTAAAACAGGTTGTCATGTCACGTGAGAacatacaaaaaattattaaagccATGCTTGATCATCCCAATTATCAGAAACATCAACAGAAAGTGACAGATTAGAAGATCTTGCGGTCTGAATAATTGTccttgttttttctcttttcattgtAAAGTTCATAGCATGTACAAAGAAgacctgagagagagagagagagagagagagagagatcaaagaATAGTAAGCACCTTGTCAAGGTATTCCTGCAGTTTCTTGATACGGCCCATGTAATCCTGGTCTTCAACACATAGAGTTACAACCTTAGCATCAGCACCAGGACCATCGAACTGAAGGGGTCCTGGATTTCTGTAGATATCATCCATCAGAAATCTTGCTGCATTTTGCCTCAACAGACTGCAAACAAGGTCATGAATCAGTTGACAACCAAAGTGATAATGGAATCTCGTGAAGCAGAAAGACCAAtgtttcatttgatttatatGAACATCAAGCAAAGCTGTGGCCACTGgccaacacacacacagattCTATAACAAAAGTAATGccatttaataataaaataaaataatcaaacaaatgaGTCATATAATCagttagaaatttttattcttttcttcccTTCTTCCTTTATCCTAAATCCCAACTCTATATCAATTAAGCATCTTTATTCTTGCATGCAATAATGAGGAGACTTACTCATATGCTTTGCCTCTCAAGTCCACAGTTGCTGGATGAATAGCAGGTTTTCCTATTGACAAGGCCCCCGGATTTTGAGACCAACGCCTCACAGTCATCATTGCCTAATGTCCAACAAATACGGTCAATGGAGTTAACATTCTAGACAAATGCAAGCAttaccaaagaaccaaaaatacTGGACTTTCACTTGACTAGAAATAATAGACATTTAAGGAAAACTACAAAATCCATATTTGTGAGTTGCAATGGATGAGAAAagcttttttttcctcttttgttttattttatttttattcctgATAAGTTAGTGGCCCAAGGGGAGGGAAGAGTTGAACCAGTGATTATACCtagtaaatataattttacGACTAATTTTTAAGATCAAACCCCCTGCAGTAGGTCCACACCTTGGGGTTTATGGAGGAGAAAGGctatataagtataaaaagagagaaaaccctaCTGTCATTGGAGCAGCAGCACAACGCCACTTATTCACAGGATTCTTCAAGTTAGTTACAGTTGCCAAGTAACCATTCAAACCAGCTGCTAACATATGATAGCAGATGTGTCCAAGAACCTGCAAGGATATCAAATAACTATGATCATGACAGgtgataaaatatttatagcTAAAAGGCTGACAAGCCAAAGCAATGCCAAGTGTTTCCATACATAGGCATAGTCACAGTCAAATTTTGATGGTAATGATCCCCGAGCCTGATAACCAAAGAAGTGACAGATAGCATTGAATTTCTTCCCTTTGTATGTGCCTTCTTTCTGCTCAAAACACCAAACACATCAGCAACTGCATTTTGTTACAAAAAATAACTTAGTTTAAACAGTTAATTGTAACCAATTCTAAGCCAATTATGGTTTTCTTATCCCAAGAAGCACTTATTATCTCACCTAGAATCATGGTTCAAATATTTTAGgcatcaaaaagaaaaacatacatGATAGAAGTAAAACAAGAGGTTAAGGAATGCCTTCTTAGAGGTGTTTAATGATAAAGCGAAAGGAGAGCTAGATCATCATATGGCACATAGATTATCAAAACTTTAACGAGGGCTACAAGTTTTGAAGAATGACAACAAAATGCCATGCTAgcataaaagaagagagagaaaaatgacaAGCAAAGAACAAATGGACACATTATGGGTAGTTAGGCCAATTGGATTCATTTTCCCATCCTCTTAAGTGGTTAGCATTTCACTTCTAATATCATTTATTGACATTTCCTTCTTTAATAGAGTagaggtcttttttttttttttttttgagaaaaatagaGTAGAGATTCAAGTATGAGAAACAGAGAGGGAACATCATTGGATAATTTGCAACCAGAAAATTATTCAcaggaaaagagaaaattaaaaatacagtATTGACAGTAtatggggggaaaaaaaagaaaacaaaaattgaatggAGATTAATCTATAATACCAGTCGCTTGTTCATTTCTGCCTCCACAAGATGTGCGAGAAGTTTCTCTGTCTCAATCTGTAATATAAAGCAAAAACGATATAAGAGATCTTGAAGTTTGATGATTCCTTTTCAAAACACAACTCTCTGAAGACCATTACCTGGGACAACTGTGCAGAGTCATCAGATTCAGGGTAAAGGAGCAGCTGTAACATTCAAAGACACAATCTTAGATGAGCCCCATAACTCATTAGAATAAGATTAAGTACAATGCCttataatgtgatttttttgtggCAAATTGGTACCTGTTTCTTAATAAAGGGTggcaaaaattcaaacaaagcaGATGCCCAGGGTGAAAGTTGAGTAGAAATGTTGTCAGTGGAAATACCTTGCCTGAGCAAACTATGAATTTCCTGAGGTCCAAGATGTTTATGTTAGagcataaaataatataactcaTTAGTCTCACATGAAACTATGAAGAGAAAATTGCAACATCAGTTTTCCATGGAAACAGAAGCCACTGGTATGAATGATGGTTCAAGATAATTCATCTTAACAGGGGggtggggagagagagagttgctATGAAAAGGAATTATTAGTTCGAACTGCCTGTTACCTTCAATAGGGCATATATTTCAGGGATGCTTTCTATAAGACCTTCTGGTAGTAAGATGACTCCATGATACTTGTCTGGTCCCCAAAATGAagtggggaaaaaaagagatagGTCAGATAACAAAAACTGAAATTATCACCAACAACATGAAAAAGCTTGAATTATTTAGAACCTTGCTCTGCCCTAGCTTGAACTGCATCACAAATTTGTGCTGCAATATCAAAAAGTGTAAGCTTTGAGGCAGCCACCTCCTCCCCAAGAATAACCTGCAAAGAGCATATCAGGTTATATTTAGAAAAGAgatcaagaaaaatataaaatatatgtcGATAACTTCACAATGGCATAATCAAATTGCATAACACCAAACAAGAAAAGCTAACCATATTGGGATGGGATTGGAGGGTGCACTCCAAAGCAACATGGGATGCCTTCCGGCCCATGAGTCggataaaataataatactgGAACAGAAAAGAAGTTATGGAAACTTTTAGATTGAGAATAGAAGAAAGGAACAAAACAGATAGGATACTAAAAGCAATTACAAGAGCTCTCGATTCACCATAAAAGAGGTTTATGGCGCAACAAGATCAATAAGGCTACAGAAAAATTCTAACGTCAGTTCACCCTTTACCTTCTCCGCGGAGAGTGCATCAGTGCAGACATTGCTAATGAGCTGGGAATTGAcctgaaagaaaagaagaaaattgatttCTCATCCTCAAGATTCTTTAATTACACCTAATTGCAAATCAAGGGTTAACGTGCCCCAGCTGCTACTTGCATGTAATCTCTCAAGGTAATAAGAAACAGATAAAGGAAAAAGGAggtaatataaaagaaaaaatataaagggGGAAAAAGTTTTTCATCGTCCTTAATCAATAAATTTGCATGCATATATTTCCCTACCAAGTAAAAGGTCATTACCATTTGGCTAATTATGCACTAGGGAAATAAAGGCTTCCTCCaggaacctttttttttttgttcctttttttagGTAACTTCCTCAGAGAGCATGATGGTTATTACTACACTTCACTTTCAAGTAAAAGATCAACATCAATTGACTAATACCTTACATATTGTATCAAAACCAACATTGGTCTCCACAAACTGGTTCTTCAGATCTCCATTCAGTGTAACAGGTACACCAATCACCTGTCAAATTAATAGAAGTTCTATTAATAGACCGTGCTATCATAAAAACATATCTAgattaaaattacaaatgatgCAAGTAATAAAATTGCAACAGAAGCATTTAAAAATCCAATTGCTTTATTCTGGAGACAAATACCTATAAATATGAATGAAGTAatacataaaattataataaatacatcACATGCAAAGTACCTTCGTTGGGCATTTTGCTACAGCAAACGTTTCAGCAAGCTGAGCAGCATCTGTGTTTGATGTCACTCCTACAAAAATATCATAGATTTATACTCAAtaacttcaaattaaaaatatatatatatacacacacacactaactgCAAACATATTCTACACCTTACCTCCAATAATGACAAGGCCATCCAATTTCAAATCTTTGCAAGCATTTAGGGCAGAATTAACTTGCTCGGTTGTTCTAATTTGATCCTTTGTCCGTCCCAGCAAATCATAACCACCTGGCCAAGCACAGCCAATTTATACGGttcataaaattcaaataatttaatatctCTAAGTGGTGATTTTCTTCCAGG
This genomic stretch from Castanea sativa cultivar Marrone di Chiusa Pesio chromosome 1, ASM4071231v1 harbors:
- the LOC142637986 gene encoding pyrophosphate--fructose 6-phosphate 1-phosphotransferase subunit alpha; the encoded protein is MDSDYGIPRELSDLQQLRSLYQPELPPCLQGTTVRVEFGDAAAAADPADAHSIARYFPNTYGQPLAHFLRATAKVPDAQIITEHPAFRVGIVFCGRQSPGGHNVVWGLYSALKIHNPKSTLLGFLGGSEGLFAKKTLEITDDILSTYKNQGGYDLLGRTKDQIRTTEQVNSALNACKDLKLDGLVIIGGVTSNTDAAQLAETFAVAKCPTKVIGVPVTLNGDLKNQFVETNVGFDTICKVNSQLISNVCTDALSAEKYYYFIRLMGRKASHVALECTLQSHPNMVILGEEVAASKLTLFDIAAQICDAVQARAEQDKYHGVILLPEGLIESIPEIYALLKEIHSLLRQGISTDNISTQLSPWASALFEFLPPFIKKQLLLYPESDDSAQLSQIETEKLLAHLVEAEMNKRLKEGTYKGKKFNAICHFFGYQARGSLPSKFDCDYAYVLGHICYHMLAAGLNGYLATVTNLKNPVNKWRCAAAPMTAMMTVRRWSQNPGALSIGKPAIHPATVDLRGKAYDLLRQNAARFLMDDIYRNPGPLQFDGPGADAKVVTLCVEDQDYMGRIKKLQEYLDKVRTIVKPGCSQEVLKAALSVMASVTDVLTALASPSTTTSP